cttaacaatttacaaaaagaAAAGCCCAAACATCCCCCCTATATCAATCAAGACTTCACAGGCAacaaaacaatatttcaaacacAGACTCAAGTGAAATCGGTTGAGGTTTAAAAACTGTgatcatttttcttcttcttaaaGATTACATGCCAGAATCATGCACTTGTCGGTAATGCAGCCATAAATGAGTTATAAGACGATTCCAGGTCAAAATGAAGCTGCCTAGCCTGCTGCTCGGTCAACTCATCCGCAGCCCCCATCTTCGCTAACCGTCCAATCCACTCCTTCATCTTAGTCTTTCCTTCAAAATCCGGAGGTAAAATCGACAGTTTGTTTAGCGAACCTGACAGATCAGAAAGCAAAGGGAAAACTTGATCAACTGCAGTCATGTTCAGCTTCAAAGAATCCATTGCAGTAATGAAATTTTGCACGCATTCCGCCACAATCGCCGCAGAGTTCACCCCAGAGGCTGCGGCAGCTGCCCTGTGCTCCACTGTAGCAGGCACACCAGAGATTATCAGGCGGTTCATTGCCGCCGGGCAGTCCATTTTGTAAGTATCATGAAACCTTTCGATACTGGGGACAACATCTTTTAGTGTTGATGATAAAGTCTTAAAATGTGCTATGAGTTTCTGACACTCGAGTTCA
The sequence above is drawn from the Helianthus annuus cultivar XRQ/B chromosome 12, HanXRQr2.0-SUNRISE, whole genome shotgun sequence genome and encodes:
- the LOC110893668 gene encoding vacuolar protein sorting-associated protein 28 homolog 2, whose amino-acid sequence is MEVKLWNDKREREMYDNFAELYAIIKATEKLEKAYVRDIIPSADYELECQKLIAHFKTLSSTLKDVVPSIERFHDTYKMDCPAAMNRLIISGVPATVEHRAAAAASGVNSAAIVAECVQNFITAMDSLKLNMTAVDQVFPLLSDLSGSLNKLSILPPDFEGKTKMKEWIGRLAKMGAADELTEQQARQLHFDLESSYNSFMAALPTSA